One window of Nicotiana tomentosiformis chromosome 11, ASM39032v3, whole genome shotgun sequence genomic DNA carries:
- the LOC138901366 gene encoding uncharacterized protein: MAGDEDNVDLAAREVQLDAMAKDIRMLTLASIHSEPPAACDISGKGHPTHECQSLIEEVNVVGNYNLNAMGQKNLGFSWSSPGGIANIWQQNNSRFQGAPGFVNQHRPQFQSQQPIQYGLEDLMKSFIVKTDERLDAHGAAIKELGKGLRSLERQVGQIATILTERIPVTLPADTEKNPKEMVNVVNVRSGQVLKDPTPIHKEVAPDKESGNELKLEDDDKKTKKKKGKKEAEKKKNEETSRRGESNKESKHMPALPFPQNLYREKLDKQFERFLDMLRQVNVNLPFTEVLSQMQAYAKILKEILIKKRKIEETSVVKLTEHCNAILQNKLPQKCGDPGSFTIPCSLGTRNFDKSLCDTGA, translated from the exons ATGGCGGGAGATgaggataatgttgatttggcggCAAGAGAG gtacaacttgatgccatggcAAAGGACATAAGGATGCTAACTTTAGCTTCAATACACAGTGAGCCACCTGCAGCATGTGACATATCTGGAaaaggacaccctactcatgagtgtcaatcCTTGATCGAGGAAGTTAATGTTGTTGGTAATTACAAcctcaatgcaatgggtcagaagaaCCTCggattttcatggagttcacctgggggtataGCAAATatatggcaacaaaataactctagatttcaaggagctcctggttttgtgAATCAGCACAGGCCGCAATTTCAGTCTCAACAGCCAATTCAGTATGGGTTAGAAGATCTGATGAAGTCATTCattgtcaagacagatgagagattagatgctcacGGTGCAGCTATTAAAGAACTTGGGAAAGGTTTGCGAAgtttggagagacaagtgggacaaattgcaactatATTAACTGAGAGAATCCCAGTTACTCTTCCAGCTGATactgaaaagaatcccaaagaaatGGTAAATGTTGTGAACGTGAGAAGCggacaagtgttgaaagatcccactccaatTCACAAAGAAGTTGCGCCTGATAAAGAAAGTGGGAATGAGCTGAAACTTGAAGATGATGATAAAAAgactaagaagaagaaaggcaagaaggaagctgagaaaaagaaaaatgaggaaacttcaagaaggggGGAATCCAATAAAGAGAGCAAGcacatgcctgctttaccttttccccaaaatctctatagagaaaagctggataagcagtttgagagatttttagatatgctgagacaggttaatgtaaatttgccattcacggaagttctctcacaaatgcaagCTTACGCAAAgatcttgaaggagatccttataaagaagaggaagatagaagagacctcagtggtcaaacTTACAGAGCATTGCAATgcaatattgcaaaataaactcccacaaaagtgtggagatccagggagttttactataccttgctctttaggcactcgtaactttgataaatctttatgtgatacGGGTGCCTAA